The Euphorbia lathyris chromosome 3, ddEupLath1.1, whole genome shotgun sequence genome contains a region encoding:
- the LOC136223925 gene encoding stemmadenine O-acetyltransferase-like encodes MEVSVVSVESIRPSSSHVHHLKPFNLCLLDQLTPTTYTPFIFFYNTKNFHLKTTQITSQLKLSLSNTLNLYYPLSGRVKNNLIINEFNAGVPYFEARVNRHLSDFIQEPRMEMLNMFLPYQPFCQQLDPTLGLTAVQVNVFDCGGIALGICFSHKINDGITTSAFMKTWAANSCGSGLGSGWYNKVIQPNLFEALSMFPQQKSLASRYTSSMETLWFSKKALRTRRFVFNANAVSALRAKGRSQYVKNATRVEALSAFIWKCLMKACENISGSPRPSGMSQAVNIRRLTKPRMSRYSIGNLVWSAIARYNPDDTEMEMKELVSLVRGGVGKVNSEYLKSFSGEKGYIAILEHLDGLGEIPMEDPDGFSFYSWLTLGFSEIDFGYGKPVWVGIFGETSRNSASDSDFIILKDVGRNNAIEAWMTLDENTMDVLENDPEFLAFASLNPCIGSD; translated from the coding sequence ATGGAAGTTTCAGTTGTATCAGTAGAAAGCATAAGACCATCTTCTTCACATGTTCATCATCTCAAACCTTTCAATCTCTGCCTGTTAGATCAGCTTACGCCCACAACTTATACTCCTTTCATTTTCTTCTACAACACTAAGAATTTTCATCTCAAAACCACCCAAATTACATCTCAACTAAAATTGTCACTCTCCAACACTCTAAATCTCTACTACCCTTTATCGGGAAGAGTAAAAAACAATCTTATTATCAACGAATTCAACGCGGGTGTTCCTTATTTCGAAGCTCGAGTAAACCGTCACTTGTCTGATTTCATCCAAGAACCTCGGATGGAAATGCTCAACATGTTCCTTCCATATCAACCATTCTGCCAACAACTTGATCCAACGTTAGGACTAACAGCTGTGCAAGTGAATGTCTTCGACTGCGGCGGGATTGCACTTGGCATTTGTTTCTCACACAAAATCAATGATGGAATAACAACCAGTGCTTTTATGAAAACATGGGCAGCCAATTCGTGCGGTTCGGGTTTGGGTTCGGGCTGGTATAACAAAGTCATACAGCCTAATCTATTCGAGGCTTTGTCGATGTTTCCACAGCAGAAATCATTGGCTTCTCGCTATACATCATCGATGGAAACCCTATGGTTTAGTAAAAAAGCCTTAAGGACAAGGCGATTCGTGTTCAACGCGAATGCAGTATCCGCCCTGAGAGCCAAAGGAAGAAGCCAATATGTAAAGAACGCTACACGTGTGGAGGCGTTAAGTGCTTTTATATGGAAATGTTTAATGAAAGCTTGTGAAAACATATCGGGTTCTCCAAGGCCTTCTGGTATGTCTCAAGCTGTGAATATTCGGAGACTAACAAAGCCACGAATGTCGAGATATTCCATCGGAAACCTTGTTTGGTCCGCGATTGCAAGGTATAATCCTGATGACACCGAGATGGAGATGAAGGAATTGGTGAGTTTAGTAAGGGGAGGTGTAGGAAAAGTAAACAGTGAGTATTTAAAGAGTTTCTCAGGTGAAAAAGGGTATATTGCAATTTTAGAACATCTTGATGGGCTTGGAGAAATTCCCATGGAAGATCCTGATGGATTTAGCTTTTATAGTTGGCTTACACTTGGTTTTAGTGAGATTGATTTTGGATATGGAAAACCTGTTTGGGTTGGGATTTTTGGAGAGACAAGTAGAAATAGTGCAAGTGATTCAGATTTCATAATTCTCAAAGATGTTGGAAGAAATAATGCAATTGAAGCATGGATGACATTAGATGAGAACACCATGGATGTTTTGGAAAATGATCCTGAATTTCTTGCCTTTGCTTCTTTGAATCCATGTATAGGCAGTGACTGA